The sequence below is a genomic window from Methylotuvimicrobium sp. KM2.
GTCTTAAAATTATATCTTCTGTGATTCAGAATGGAGACAAGAGTCGAATTAATATGTTTAAAACCGGGTTTATCCTCAAATGAATAGTAGCAGGTTTTATTTTTTTAAAAGCGCCATCGTGGCGCTATTGGCTTTACTTGTTCAAAATCAGTCCTTTGCGCAAGATCTTATTGAAGTTTATACGCAAGCCCTGGAAAATGATCCGCTATTAAAACAAGCGCTTGCACGGCAGTATGCCAACGCGGAATTCAAGGATCAAGGCATTGCACGTTTGCTACCCACTATTTCGGCGACCGGTGCCAGTAGCCGGGAATGGCTTCACAACAAAAAAGCCGGTGGCTTCGATTTTCGAGGTCCGCAGACTAATCAAGAATTTTGGAATAACACTTTTAGTCTTAATTTTGTGCAACCGGTTTTTCATTGGGATCATTGGATTCAATTAAGCCAGTCGGATAACCAAATTGCTCAGACCGAGGCCGAATATTTGGCGGAGCTGCAGAACTTAATGGTTAAAATTACCGAGGCTTATTTCAACGTGTTGTCTGCGCAGGACGGTCTAGACTTTGCGGTTGCCGAAAAAAATGCGATTGCTCGTCAACTGGAGCAAGCTCAACAGCGTTTCGAAGTCGGTTTGATTGCGATAACCGATGTTTATGAAGCGACGGCTGCTCATGATTTAGCCTTGGCCAATGAAATCGAAGCGGATAATAATCTCGATAATCAAAAGGAAGCTTTGCGTGAAATCATCGGCGAATTTGACGGGGAGCTTAGTCCCATAGGAAAAGAGTTGCCGTTGATTGTCCCTGAGCCCAATGAGATGAAGGCATGGAGCGATGCGGCGCTAAACGGCAACTTTTCGATCATTTCGGCATTCAATCAGGCCGAGTTCGCCAGGAAATCCGTCGAGTTGCAAAATAGCGGTCATCTGCCGCAATTAGATATCGTCGGTTCCTATGGCGTGTCGGATAATACCAGTACTTTCGGTTTTCGCGGCGATACGCAAAGCATCGGTTTGCAATTGAATGTGCCGCTATTCGAGGGCGGTGCGGTGAATTCGCGCACTCGGCAAGCAAGGCAAGAGTTTGAGGCGGCCAAACAAAATCTGATAGCGGCAAAGCGCGCCGTCATACGCCAGGTGAACAATGCCTACCGAGGCGTGAATGCCAGTATCAGTCGCGTCGACGCATTGAAATCGGCCGTTAAGTCGGCGGAGAGCGCGTTGGAAGCAACCGAAGCCGGTTTGGAAGTCGGTACTCGAACCATGGTTGAAATATTAGCCGAACAAAGAAACCTTTATCGTGCAAAACGAGATCATGCGCGCTCGCGCTACGATTATCTGATCAACAGTATTCGCCTGAAACAAGCAGCCAGCAGTTTGAGCGAAAATGATTTGGAATATATTAACTCGCTACTGTCGCATTAGTCTTATGATAAACCTGGATAAGGCTCGTCGGAACCCAAAAAAGCAGGCGCTTGCAAAATATAGCAAAACGATGAAGTCTTGCGCGAGTTGCCGTTGTCGCTACAAAGATCATGGTTCCAGGATGTTATTTATCGCAAAATCCTAAAGACTGTCGACATCATTCAGCCTCTTTCATCGTTCCTACCGCCCCTGAGTGGGATGCATACCGATCTTGCCTCGACAACCAAGGTATGGGTTCCCACGGAGAACTGTGTGAACCAGAAATAATTCTTTCCCCATAATTGATTCTTTAAACAAAAATGTCCCAAGTCTCTAAAAATATTTATATAACCGGTGCCGAACAGGGCAGCGGTAAGTCGGTGATCATGTTGGCTATGATGGAAATGTTTTCCGGTTTTGCCCAAAAGATCGGTTTTTTTCGCCCTATTATTCATGCCGGAGAGGAAAAAGACGACTTGATTGAGCTAGTAACCTATCGTTATCAACTCGAATGGCCGTACGAAGCGATGTACGGATGCACCGATGAGGA
It includes:
- a CDS encoding TolC family outer membrane protein, producing the protein MNSSRFYFFKSAIVALLALLVQNQSFAQDLIEVYTQALENDPLLKQALARQYANAEFKDQGIARLLPTISATGASSREWLHNKKAGGFDFRGPQTNQEFWNNTFSLNFVQPVFHWDHWIQLSQSDNQIAQTEAEYLAELQNLMVKITEAYFNVLSAQDGLDFAVAEKNAIARQLEQAQQRFEVGLIAITDVYEATAAHDLALANEIEADNNLDNQKEALREIIGEFDGELSPIGKELPLIVPEPNEMKAWSDAALNGNFSIISAFNQAEFARKSVELQNSGHLPQLDIVGSYGVSDNTSTFGFRGDTQSIGLQLNVPLFEGGAVNSRTRQARQEFEAAKQNLIAAKRAVIRQVNNAYRGVNASISRVDALKSAVKSAESALEATEAGLEVGTRTMVEILAEQRNLYRAKRDHARSRYDYLINSIRLKQAASSLSENDLEYINSLLSH